Proteins encoded together in one Staphylococcus aureus window:
- the ecb gene encoding complement convertase inhibitor Ecb codes for MKKNFIGKSILSIAAISLTVSTFAGESHAQTKNVEAAKKYDQYQTNFKKQVNKKVVDAQKAVNFFKRTRTVATHRKAQRAVNLIHFQHSYEKKKLQRQIDLVLKYNTLK; via the coding sequence ATGAAAAAGAATTTTATTGGGAAATCAATTTTAAGCATAGCTGCTATTAGTTTAACGGTATCAACGTTTGCCGGTGAATCTCATGCACAAACTAAAAACGTTGAAGCTGCTAAAAAATATGATCAGTATCAAACAAACTTTAAAAAACAAGTAAATAAAAAAGTTGTGGATGCACAAAAAGCTGTAAACTTTTTCAAACGTACAAGAACTGTTGCAACACACCGTAAAGCACAAAGAGCTGTTAATTTAATTCATTTCCAACACAGTTATGAAAAGAAAAAATTACAAAGACAAATCGATCTAGTTTTAAAATATAATACTTTAAAATAA